AGTCACAGTCATGATGTAGCAACACCCAAGCCTTCAGGGTGCGTCACCAAGAAGTCATCCCCCAGTCTACCTGGACTGATTGGCAAGTCAGGGTTGGGGTCACCTCTGGGGGATGTCCTGGGCTCCATGGGGTCACACCACCAGGGTCTTCCCAAAGGCCCTGGCCTCCTCTGTCCACTGTGAGGGTGATGGGTAACACCTCCCCTCACCTGCTCTCCCCTAGGCAGGACTCATGGGGCTGCCTGGGGTGTAGACCTGGGCCCCATGGCAGGGCAGGGGTGCCTGGGTGGGCCCTGGTCAGCAGGCAGTCACCTGAGCCCACCCAGCGAGACTTCTGAGGAAATGCAAGTGGGCTGGGAGGGCATCCCGCTGTCTCCCGGACGGCAGCGTGTGCTCGTGCGACCCTCCAGGGCAGCGGGCCAGCCCAGAGAGGAAGACTGGGCTTGTCCACCTCCCATTCTCGCTGCAGGCCGAAGTGCATTTCCAGGCCCTGAGGGCCATCACCAGGCCCTCGCCATCAGCCAGACAGGCTGGCCTTGCAGGCTCAGGGTTACTGCTGGGAGACAAACCCTCCTCAGGCCACTGGCTGCCACTGCTGCTCATGCCCTCCCCGTCTTCCCACAGCCCAGCTGGCTCAGACCAGCCCCCAGACCCAGAGTCCCTACCTGTACCCCACGCAGCCGGGCACCCCGCCTGCACACAGCTGCCCGCAAGTTGGGCATGCGCCCACTGAGCTCCGTGCCCAAACCCGCTGCACCTGACCCAGAGCCACATCCTCCTATGAGATCCTAGATTGTGCTGGCTCTTGGCCCGGTGACCCTGGTTGAGTCACCCCACCCTCTGTGACTGCTGCGTTACATAACCTGAGCCCAGCCTGGCAGAGCCCACACCTAAATAGGAACTACTGTGGGCCACTGTCAGTGTCACCTTTATTTCTGCCCAGGTGGCACAGCCAAGTagggcagggccagcaggagGTGCCCACTGGCCAGTCAGCATGATGCCGCCAGGACGCTCACCCCATCTcagcctgggaggaggtggggagggcagggcacagGTGGGGTTTTCTGGAGGTGCCCACAGGTGGGCAGTGTCCTGGGATCTTCGAGGCTAGTGCCaagtaaaagagagagacagggagagggcaACAGATGGACCTTCCGGGAAAAGGACAGCCTGTGGTCATTCACAGTGGTCTCGTTTGTCCCATAGCTCAGAGCCATGTCATCAGGCCAGCAGGTGTGGCACACAGCCACGCCACGCCACAGCCGGAGCAGTCCCACAGCCACAGTGCCCAGGACCCCCAGCTCAGCCAGCAGTCCCAGGTCACCCAGCTCAGCCAGCGGCCCCAGGTCCCCCAGCACCCCTGGCTCAGAGAAGGTGGCCTCCCCACTAGAGTGCTCCATCTGCTTCTCTGGCTATGACAACATCTTCAAGACACCCAAGGAGCTGTCCTGCACCCACGTCTTCTGCCTGGAGTGCCTGGCACGGCTGGCAGCCGCCCAGCCaatgggccagcctggtagtgagGCTGTGCCCTGCCCATTCTGCCGGCAGCCCACGGCTGTGCCCGCTGCCGGGGCCCCCGCGCTGCGCACCAGCCGCCAGCTGCAGGCCAGGATGCCGGCGCACCTGCAGCATGAGGAGCCTGTGTGGCTGGAAGGCACCAGGCTGTGCTGCTGCCCCCCGCCCACTGCGCCTGGCCTCACAGCACCCGGGTTCATGTGCGTGGACGTGGGCCTGAGGAAGCCCGCTGAGCCCGCTGcgcccccacccaccctgggCCCCACCCGCCCCCAGGGCCGCCTGGCCCACTGCTGGGCGCGCTGCCGGGCCTGGAGGCGTGTGGCACTTGTCAcggccctgctgctcctgctcttCTGTGTGGTGCTCTGGCCCGTGCAGTGTGCGCTCAAGACCGGGAACCTGCGCTGCCTCCCCCGGGCCCCCACCACTGCTGCCACCGCCGCTGCCTTCTCCCTCGGGCCTCTGGCCGACAACTAGGGCCAGCCACCCTGCCCAGCCTCATGGGTGGAGCCCACGCTGGCGTTACAGGGTGCAGCAGCTGTTGGCAGTTGGTCACCAGGAGCCAGAGGAGCCCCAGCATCTCTGAGGACCCCAGATTCCATTCATCCCCCTGCCCCCCGCTCTCTGGGGCTGGGTCCTGATGGGGTGGACAGAAGGGCCCCCAAAGCCTCCAAAAATCACAGGCTCCCATGGGCCCCAGAGACCCCCGACCCCCTtcatacagatggggaaactgagatccagGAGAGAGTCTGCCGAGGCCCCTCCTTGTACAATCGCCTGCAGGTGCAGCTCCTTACTGAGAAGGGAGGGGTTCACCATCCACCCATGGCTCCTTCCCATACCCCTTCCCtggacagggctggcccctgcccctgggTGGGTGCAGACCCTGCCCTCTGGCCACGGAGTCCACCCCTCAGTGCCCATCCCACTCTCctgaactgtacatttttaaataaattattttgtatccATGTTTGGTAAGGAGCCCTCCCCTGTGCACCCTCCTCCCTGTACCACCAAACTCCTCCTCTAGGAGCCCCAGCCTGGTCTGCTCCTGGGAGCCTCAATCCAGCACCCACTGGCTGGGACTCCCAGCAGCCCCTAGGGCAGGTGGGTCCCAAGTCCTATGGGTCCAACTCCTGCCCCTCCAGGCTGTGGATGGGTTGCAGCAATTCTGGACCTGACTGCCCCCCAGGACTGTGAAGCAcctccagggacacagggagagaCCAGAACACTGGGACAGGCAGGGGTGGAGCCCTGATTGGTCTGgagccttcctccctgcccccactcgTGTCATGTGGCCCCACAGTCCTGCTGGGTGGGAACCCTGACTGGAGAGCGGTGGAGCCCATGCACCC
This genomic interval from Equus quagga isolate Etosha38 chromosome 5, UCLA_HA_Equagga_1.0, whole genome shotgun sequence contains the following:
- the RNF223 gene encoding RING finger protein 223 — encoded protein: MSSGQQVWHTATPRHSRSSPTATVPRTPSSASSPRSPSSASGPRSPSTPGSEKVASPLECSICFSGYDNIFKTPKELSCTHVFCLECLARLAAAQPMGQPGSEAVPCPFCRQPTAVPAAGAPALRTSRQLQARMPAHLQHEEPVWLEGTRLCCCPPPTAPGLTAPGFMCVDVGLRKPAEPAAPPPTLGPTRPQGRLAHCWARCRAWRRVALVTALLLLLFCVVLWPVQCALKTGNLRCLPRAPTTAATAAAFSLGPLADN